Part of the Pseudobdellovibrionaceae bacterium genome, CTATGCCTCCGAAGCGCTCTTTCGCGCGGGCATTTCGCCCCGTCGTCGTGCCGGGAAAGTCACGTCCCGCGAAGCTTCCAAACTTCTGACGGAGATTCGCATCATTCTCGAGGCGGCGATTCGCGCCGGGGGATCGACGATTCGCGACTATCGAAGTTTGTCTCAGGGCGAAGGCGGATTTCAGAATCAGCATCTTGTGTACGGACGCGATTTGAGTCCGTGTCCGAATTGCCACACTCCCATTCGTCAGGCCGTCATCGGTGGCCGCTCCAGCTACTGGTGCCCGCATTGTCAGCACTAGATTTTCTTTGCTCGCCTCCCCCTGTTTCTGTATTGTCCCGGGCTCATTGAGTTGACACGACGTAGGTCGAGTCATTTGAGTTTAAAACCAACCTGTGAGCCGCTAAGGGGCTGATAGGAATGAAATGTCACGAAAGGACAATTCCATGACAAAGATCGTTGCAGCTGCATTGCTCGCTCTGAGCTTCACTACGGGCTTCACTTGCTCGAAAAACACTCCCGCTCCCGAGGCGACTCCGGCTGTGGAAGCAACTCCCGCAGTGGAAGAAGCTCCCGCAACAACTGAAGGTGCTCCCGCAGACACAACAGCGACTCCCGCTGAAGGTCAGCCCACTCAGTAGTCCTTGCCTCGGGTATTCCTGAGGTTTCTAATGAAGGGGAAGGTCGATCGACCTTCTCTGAATCAGGGGTGACGGTTGCGGAAGCGCCAGAGCCCCTC contains:
- a CDS encoding acylneuraminate cytidylyltransferase, whose amino-acid sequence is MTKIVAAALLALSFTTGFTCSKNTPAPEATPAVEATPAVEEAPATTEGAPADTTATPAEGQPTQ